One Hemitrygon akajei chromosome 30, sHemAka1.3, whole genome shotgun sequence genomic window, actgtcattatttttgaggtggactgtaaagcccgcccacagagaaaactgattggtctctctttgcgctaagtagacctatcaggatgctccctctcactcttcctcttcctctcaaaaaaatcaatttccaggatattgtatataatttgcgggcgtcagtatgcaggagactcccggaacttccaggagaggtgggatgtctgggcgtgcctgtcctagcatgtgaagtcagctccggcaAACTGGGCCTATGAGACCAAGGGTGCAATCCAACAGCTATGAATGCTGTTCTGCAACAAcacatggagagcgaagggtatGACAAGGAATAGACAGGGCATCAGTCACCCACTACAACCAAGGAAGATGCCAGTTTGTGACGACTACTCATACTACTGGGCCTGGATACACAAGGTTATGAATGGAACTGCCCCACAGCAATAACTTTTTCCACTTAAAAAAATTTTCCTGCACAAACCAAAAGTGCTCCCCCAATTATATACTTTCAATACCATCTGCTCCTATTCTTGTTCAAAATATGCTTAAGGTCAGGGAATTGTGGTCACTTTCTCCAAAGTGCTTGCCCACGGAGAAATCCATCACTTAACCAGGTTCATTACCTAGTACTAGATACAGTACGGCCTCTCCTCTATTCAGCCTGTCCACATATTGGGAATCCTTCCCAATAACAAGCTCCGCCCCACCTCAAACCTCTTGCAATAAGGAGGCACCTATCAATATCTGGAACGTGTaggtcacccatgacaacaaccctgttacttTTGCACCTCTCCAAACTGCTCCTCAGCCCCCTTGTTGCTACtggagattggggggggggggggggaaggagaggcGATATAGTTTGCTCCCTTTAGAaaagtgattgctcccttcctgtttctgaattACACTGGTACAGTTGGCAATCCCTCCACGTCATTCCCCCTTTCTGCAGCTGATTAGCAATGCCGCTCCCCATCCTACCATTTAGAGGGGaactccctctcaacctcattcttgcCCTTGTGGCAGCCAAGCATCTGTAGTGTGCACAACTTCTACAAGACTTTCCCGTGGTTCGGCCACACCTCTCCCCCCCCACTCACGTGAGCCCGTGACCGACCACATTTCCCTTCACCGTGCCCTAGCATCAACTGCATCCACTCTCCCAAGCATCAGCTTCTCCCTCTGCCTCCGTTCCACCAAGTGCCCCTTCCCGCCCCCTCAAAACACATTTGCACCACGCTCTGACCTTGTCCTCAACGCCGACCACGCTGCGTCAATGTCAGCGTAAAGGTTTTTCTCGGACGGTTTCCCGTTGCTGGCTCCGTAACCCGAATAGTCGTAGGAGAAGATATTGCAGTTGATGCGGGAGCCGAGGCCGATGTAGAAGCTGCACATCTGACCCAGGTCCACGGCGTTGCCGTGTGAGAAGAGCAGTGTGTAGCGGGAGTTGGGGGCGCAGCGGACGAACATGCATCCGATGCGGGTGCCGCGGCTGGTGCGGGTGAAGAAGACCTCGAGGGAGTCGAGCTCCCGCTGCGAGTACTGCCAGTCGGCCCGTTCCGACAGGTGCAAGGTGCTGCTCGCCTCGTCCACCAGCACCGTGTAGGTGGGCTCGGGCGGCAGGAAGGCGAGCTTGGCCGCGATCCGACTCGGGCAAGGCGGGCAGCAGAAAAGCCAGCACAGCTCGCCGAGCGAAAAGCCATTCATCCTGAGGCGCCCGCCCGCGGGCCCGTTCCGTTACCAGGCAGCGGGCACGCGCGGGGCCGCCAAATAACGGTCACTGCCGCGGGCGCCCGCCTCGTACGGTGACGACAGGTAAATGGCCCTCATTAGCACGGGTACGTTGTCACGGTGCCGCTCAGTTTGGGCCCGCCGCGTCCCtccacagacacacgcacacacggtGAGAGAACAGTGAAGGGGGCGAGGCGGCCAGGCCGCCGATCCGCGCTCTCGACTAGGCGACACTTCCGGTCATTGGGCGCCCGCGCTGAGGGCGGGCCGCCAGCGCCAAATTCAATAACCAGGTTCCCTCATGTCGCTCCCCTAGTACCTCAGCAAGTCTCCTCACGCTCTATCAAAACCAGAAACTTTGAATATTAAATCATCCATATATACAGAGAAAGATCCCACAGATAGCAAAAACAAAAATGTAcacaagagaaagtctgctgatgctggaaatccaaagcaacacacaaaatattggaggaactcagtaggtcaagcagcgtctttggaaatgaataaacagtcgacgctttgggctgagatccttcttcaagactgaaaaggtgggaggagggtagGAAGATGgccagaagatgataggtgaagggctggagaaggaagaatctaaATGGAAAGGAGAGTggcccataggagaaagggatggaggagggaccaaggggtgagaagaggtaagaggccagggtgaggaatagaagaagaggcaAGAGGAAGGAAAAAATACCaggaaaaattgatattcatgccaacaggttggagtctacccagacaaaatataagatgttgctctgcCACACTGAGTAtggcctcaccttggcacaagaggaggccatggaccaacatgttggaatggaaatgggaattaaaatgtttagcccactgggaagttctgttttgccagatggagtggttgtGCTCGACAaacagtctcaccaatgtagaggaggccacatgggGAGCACCAGACTCAATAGACGACCTCAGAACATGCAAAGTGTTGCcttacctagaaggactgttttgggacctgattggaggtgagggaggagatgaatggggaggTGTTTCacttaagtgctgggagggatgaatggacgcATGAATTacggagggagcgatccctatggAAGTGGAGGTgggaggtaaagatatatttTGTGATAGgattcctttggagatggtggaagttctggaggatgtgttggatgcggaggctcatggggtggtgaGTTAGAACAAAAGGAGCTATCACTGTTTaggcagcgggaagatggggtgagcacggaTGTTTGGGAAACAGAGGAGATGTGGGTAAAAAAATCCAACTGAGGAGAGCAGTATCTTCATCATATGAAATGGAAATCTGCCCCAGCTAGACATCTGCATTGAGACCCAAAGCTTCGTCGGTGCATCCCTCCGTAGATATGTCAATCCTGTTCTCATGTCTGCAGGGGGATTTCAGTTCACAACCTTGAGAATCAAGTCAAGCCATGATTAAATTGGGCTACACTTTGGAAAGAGAATGAGTGGGTCTTGATAACTCAATTCTTTAAATGATAAACTACAAAATGTTCCAATTTATCTGAACTCTAGGCAGGTGAGATTCCAAGTTCTGTGCGGCTGCTTAGAAAATCATCACAAATTCTTTGCAGGATTCTTGGTtgacaaactattggagaggattcttagataCAGGATTTAGGAGCATTTGGAGCAAGGCTGATTAGAGTTAATCAGAATGGCTTTGTGAGGGATAGGTCATGCtacatgagcctgattgaattcttcgaggaagtaacaaaacaaatagagcagtagatgttgtgtatatggattttagtaagacactTAACAAGTTTCtcatttaaagattagctttatttgtcacattacatcaaaacatatagtgaaatatgtCGTTGCAGCAAATAAAATTAACAAGGACTTGCAGATGACATCACACttctagcaccaacatagcatgcctataacttactaactctaaccctaaccattcgtctttggaatgtggaaggaagtgggagcacccagaggaaacccaagtggtcatggggagaatgtacaaagttaCTGAGTGGCAGGAATCACACCCCAATTTGGTGATtgtggcactgtaaagcaattgcactaactgctaggTTAACATGCCACCCACATTGTAGACTCCTACAGAAAGTTATAAGGCAAGGGATctagggaaacttggctgcatggattcagaattagcttgctcACAAGAGGCTGAAAGTGGAAGTAGGTAGTCAGTGACCAGGCGTGTTCTgcagagacagtgtctgtggtcCATTCTAGGATCCCTgctctttctgatttttataaattacttagGTGAGGAGGTGGAAGgacaggttagtaagttgataAATGACAtgatgtggatagtgtagaagattgtcataGGTTACATTGGGTCATTGATAGGACGCAGAGCTGGGttgataagtggcagatggagttcaatgcagaAAAGTGTGAAATGATACATGTTAAAAAGGTTGAAATTGAAAGCAGAGTGCAGGGTTAATGGGAGgattcttggcaatgtggaggatcagaggaatcttggggtccgtgtccatagatACCTCAAACTTACTACACAAGTTAatcatgttgtgtatttaatatttcagtaatatttgaataatcttgtatatatagtagttgattaagcattcttatttaaataatttgttatgggttatatgtataaatatgtgaattgcaaacatcatcatgctaccatgtgataaaTGTGTGACTCACTTAAAGTAATcacgaagttagactcacatttcagactaccatgtcttcctttgaatgagtttaatgttttgaagttacagaatgtaacagtggcaatgagttatttttaaaacaaacctaGATAGCTACCatcctgttgaagtgcagtgaggaatggcaaataaaaaaaaagcacagcaggtGCAGAGATAGTTGAGTTTTAAAAAGGGAAGACAcaatcaagttttttttaaaagtcagAAAATTCATAGATTCATAAAGAGTgaatactgggtgataataattttaaaaagcagaattgtctgactacatcagaaagattgatgtGTTTGATTACACAATTGTTAACTTGTTCATGTATACTGACCAAATTGAACAGTATCTTGAGACaagtgaaatagccaatgagaaatgagtaccAATTGTGCTGAGTGTAttaggtttaaaggcatacagtttgctttgacGTTTAacttgctccaaccaaaccatcagaaatgagctttgctgttaTTTTGAAAATAAcgtaggaacatttagaaccaaagctgTCGTTGATTGCAGAAACAGAATAAGGAAGGGgggtccatttcagcatatgtagTTGAATTGAATACTTTGTCTGAGtattgtcagttcaatgatgggcttGATGcaatgagagatcatttagtttgtggaatcttacaagaaagcattcaaaaatggctccaattggagcacaacttacatttaaaagagcaattgaaatTGCTGATCAATGGAAGTAACAGACAGACACAACTAACTGAGTTACAGTCAGGAAGgaaagtgagtgtgaataaaGTTGTCTCGATGGAGggccgaacaaattgtgttaccatagTGAcatgggctcacatacaccagttCTATCCAGATTTATAGGCAAAATTTGTAGAAAATTCAACaaaataggacacatacaaagagtaagtcaggcagacaaaaataaatggacagcACAGAGAAGAGGAAAAGCTTAaagagtcaagttgcagtttcaaaaagagcactaatccgCATGTTGTTGATGAAATGCTGATAATAATGGGAGTGACACAGGACCGTATAGCCTTAAGATTTGCATTGTGAAAATTAGCAATAGACAAGCAATGTGGCTtaaaccagaagtgaatggcaaattaattaaagtggaattggacgctggttcagctgtttcagtcattccacaaaatgagtttgaacagcatttcaaagatactaaactgaagcctgcagatatctaactaagaacttatactggggaAAAGTTAACAGTCAAATAGAATGACCAAAAAGCtccattgagcttgtatgtggtaaaaaaacAGGAGAACCAGTACTTTGTATGTGTCCTTCattgattggctgagacaactacaacttaattggagatctatccacaatttgcatgccactTACCCTGCAATGAaaccaactgaaagcaaattaagaaaggtattggatgatgccacaactgcctCCATGCTGAACACCATGAACAATATGGGTGCCAAACTCCATGCctttggttggaaagcatattggatcaaggaaggaccatgctgctcaggaatcgtgaaagtgatgaaagcagtggtctgactacaacagtttttgtaggcaacatatctgagaaagcttttgatatgttaATCAGACAGTTACTTGCGCAATGTGACTTGTTTTTAAGATGAAAGAGTTCAAGGAACTTCAGGATAATTGCAAGCATTTGGGTTTTGTAAGTtaaaagaaccagaatctaccctgtgttattgcatgaacttttaaGTGGGAGACAAGAGCTGCTTgtgaaagtagatgcaaagaccagaGCCCAGCTGGAGGAATGGAAGGCTAAAAAGTAAGGAGTCAGTGGAGATAAGAAAACAGACAATTTGTTGGATGATGTTGTGCATGAAGAAACCAAAAagagatcagatcgtaaagggagcaacagaagaattaataagagaatactccagtgaactaaatggaccTTCCCAAAATCAAGATGCATATCCtagaaagaaggaaaagaaagaCAAGAAGTTGAAAAAGTGAAGGAAGGGTCCAGAGCAGAGAGAACCCTTCCTGCAGTGTCAGAGTCAATTCCTACAGCTACCACGGAAGaggcccagaacctgagattgtttcacagccacaaatctcacctgccaagcacagTAAtcaccttgtcaggaaagatgttatcccagaAGAGCAAGAAAGCCTCCACAGTaattaaatcttcaggcctgaatgggacaatttaaaatttattatgctgTGGATGACATATTTATGTACTTGTATAGTATGCTGTGTATGTAGTTGAGATGCATTTTGTATTTAAcatatcagtaatatttgagtaatcttggttatatattggttgattaagtatTCTCGTTTGTTTAAATCATTCGTTACAGGTTAAATGtatatataacctgtaatgaattgcaTAATATCATCACACTAACACATGATAAATGCATGCCTCACTTAAAttaaagttagactcacattttgagACTCGTGTCTTCCTAtgtattagtttaatgttttgaggttacaaaacataacagatagGGTGATTTGTGAAATTGTACTGtggattggccttcattaatcggggGATTGAATTCATGAGCTGTAAGATAATGGTGCCACTCTAAAcactctggttagatcacacttggagtattacttTCCGTTCTggctgcctcattataggaaggaagtggaagcttCATTGAAGGTGGTCCTTATTATTAAAGAGCATGTTAATaggaaaaggttgagtgaactaggacttttctctttagagtgaaggagtATGAGAAGTAATCTATAAAATAATAAGTATAAATGATaaatataagatgataagaggcattgacagAGTGAAAAACCAGAGCCTTTTTCCCAAAGAAAATAGCTAATACaggagagcataattttaaggggaTTGAAGAAAAGTATGGGAGCGATGTCAGAGTTAggtttattacacagagagtggtgagtgcaaggAACgcattgccagggatggtggtagaggcagatacattagagatatTCAGGAGACGCTTAGATaagcagatggagtgaaggtttagattgatcttggagttggaTAATTAaacatggtgatgaatcagtgcaTAGAAGGgacattgaaaatctggctgagtggtggcaCAGCAGCAACCTCTTattgaatgtcagcaagaccaaggtgcTGATTATTCACTTCAGAAGTAGGAAACCAAAGCTGCATGAGCCATTCGCCAGTCCACATCAGaagattagaggtggagagggtcagcaactttaagttccttagtgtttttattttgaaggatctatcctgggcccagcatgtaagtgcaattatgatgaAAGCACatcagcgcctctacttccttaggagtttgcgaagatttgacaTGATGTGAAACTTTGactaaacttctatagatatgtggtgaagagtatattgactggctgcatcacagcctggtatggaaacaccaatgccctggaatggaaaatcccacaaaaagtagtggataaggcccagtctttcgcaggtaaagccctccacaccgttgagtacatctacacaaagcattgtcacatgagagcagcatccatcatcagggatccccaccacctaggTGTAATATAGAATCAGTGTATTTATAACCCCGTAGCACGTCCCTCCTGATCGGTTAGTCCTCATCGATTGTAAGCAAGGTGGAAGAGCATAAGCCTGATTGAATGCGGACTAACTAATCAGGAGAGACAGACTACAGGGGAATACATACCACTAGACTAGACGTGCCCaggcatcattcctgatgaaATGGCAATGTTTGTCACAGAAAcgtcagttataattgatacctgtacctggctggaagcccgagaagggCTTATTCGTAAAATTTAACCAAACGTTTGTGTTTCCAAGTTACAgacactacaaagctgaatatttAACAAACATGCATACATTCAACAAGTGTACTTAGTTAAAAGTGTGCgcagagcataccttcccaatggtCATGTGCACCAGTTCCCTTAAAGGAAGGGAGAAACAATGTGGTCACtatatacccaggatatttgaaactggacgcCAAGCAGCTacagtttctaaactaaccaatcacgtTGGAAACAACTTTCGACAATCAGAATAAGCCGCGCCCCCACAGGACACCAGGTCTTgcactcttcttgctgttgccattaggcctcaggactcgcaacaccaggttcaggaacggttattacccctcaaccatcaggctcttgaaccaaaggggataacttcatttgccccatcattgaaatgttcccacaacttacgGATTcatcttcaaggactcttcatctcatgttttcagtatttattgcttatttattattattatttctatctttctgtacttgcacagtttgcttgcttttacacattggttgaatgcccaagttggtgtgatcCTATTATGGTTAGTATTctattacagatttattgagtatgcctgcaagaaaatgaatctcagggttgtatatgatgacatacagtatatgcacTTTGAACTAAAGGGTCggaaatgtgctgtactgttctatgttcaaagtcTATAATTTGTCCGTCTCTTACATTACAACATCCATCATTTGTTTATAACAAATGCAGAGGTAAGTGGTATGTCcataatgtcagtgataataaaaatgTTCATATAATCAATTCGTAATCTTTCCTTACTTTTTTGGAATTGTACAACAGCTacctaaataaatcaataaattaatCCAAATTTGTACTTCTGCTAAATGATGGACCAAAATCATGTGGATATTGATGTCAGCATCCTCGCAATAACAGGAAGAGAAAAACACGGGATTCTGCAAAATTTAGTAATTGTCACATGATTTCAACAGAGCAATGCTGTGAGCAAAGCTGAAATATTAGGTCTCCTTAATagcagaaaaagaaaacaaatttctgaAAGTGAAAATGTGAAAGCAGTAATTCTAAATAACAAATCAAATTAAAACGCATTGATCCCATTTAACATACAGTATGCTCAGGGTTGCAAATGAAACAGAATGTGTCTTGCAGTAATTTTTCAGCTTTTTTTCCACAATTACAAGAGCTGttgaaggcaaaaaaaaaaggtaATTTTGGCACAGTGGATTCCATGTTGGATTTAATCTGGACATTTTATGCAGgggccttttttttttaaagaaacatcAATCTTGGTGCTTTCCACATTTGTGCATTTTAAACAAAAGCCATTTAAGAAGACTGAAACCCACAAACTAATTAACTTAAAATTAAGTTGAATAACCATTGCTTCACATCACTTTACAGATTAGACTATTTCAGCAAGTGATAGGATCACTGAGCAGACACCTCATTTCACTGAGGCTAATCTTGACCTTCAGGTCTTAAATCTCCTTTCATGTGattgactttgagcaaaaattatgACCAGTTTAAGCTTGTTTAACCAGCCTTGATAAAAGAATGTTCCTCTGCAATGTGGCTGTCAAGTATATGAGATATTTATCTGTAATCTGTTTTGAACTACAGTCATATTCTGTGAACATCCATGAAACCATTTGACTGCGTGACCATGCCAGTTTGATCTCACTTAGAGCTTTCCACGTCTTTTGTGGAAGTTCAACACAGAAGTCTTGATTATTGctcataaattaaatatttattcCAGGTAATTGTTTCATTCCATGCTTTCCTCCAGGCTATTGTATCGTCATGACCTACAAGGGTGTGTACATGTGTGCAGAAATGTTTCCAGAACACCATTTGGTGAGCTAAGATGTTCTTTCAGCACAGTTTGAATTACAGTTTTCCAGCAGGAAACTGGCTCCCATCTGTTCAATGAAGCTTTGACACATCTGACATTCACAATAACACAAAGTTGTTTAAaagatattaaaaaattaaaagatTAAACAGAACATACTTAAAAATGTAATATATGTTTAAGCAAATGTAAGCATATTAAATAAATGCTTCAGACTAACATTTCTGGAAATTATTTCTCTCATTTATTATAAAGGCCGTATTTCAGGGAATCCACCGCCGTGCGAGGTTAATCTCCAGAAGTTGGCAGGACCTCGGTCAACTCTGAGATAAACCCACTGGCACACTTGAGGCATCTATTTGCTAGCACTTTGCTTACAGTGGGGCAGTTAAGGATTAATCTCTTGGCATATGTAGATGGATGTCAGTGGAAGATCTGTTCTGGtgccatagagtcatacagcaatgAAACAGACCCATCTGACCCAATATGTTCATAGGAACCATCAGGTTTGACTGGGCTGCTTATGTTTATCTGCATTTGATCCATAGCTCACAACACCTTGGCAACTGAAGTTTTTGACCAGATACTTTATGACTACTGTGAAGACCTCTGTCTCCTTCACTCATAGACAGTGAATTCTAGAGTTCAATCAACCATTGGGTGAAGAAGTTAATCTTCAGATCCCTACTGAACCACTGATCTGTTGTGCTAAATCAATGCCCTCTAGTTTTCAGATGCCTTTGCTATGTGGTGTAGATTCCAACTACCTACCCTATCTGTatttctcataattttgtacacttcttTGAGATCTCCTTTCAACCTTCTGTGCTGCAGGGGAAACAAGCTCAGTCTATTCTTTCTCTCCTCCTGCATTCATATCAATAGAATTTTAAGTACTTTAGCTTTATTTTTGGTACAAAGATATTGGTCCTGGCCATCACAGAGGATTTTCTTGCACTTGCACCGCATATGTAGCCAAACAACAGCTTTGGTCTGACGTTGGTTGTGAGATCATGTATTCCGGTTTACTGCATGCTATTTTCACTGCTTGCCACATAAGTAGACCTATGTAGTCATGTCATTAGACTGGTACCTCAACTTTATACACACCTAATGTTACCTCAGCTCTGCTCTGCTCACTGATCCAGGATAATTCCACTGCCTTGAATGTAAGGCTCGATTGAGGGATATGCCAGGCAAATAAATCACAGACAgtatgtgtggggtggggggtggtgtcaGCGGTCACTCTTTACAAAAGGACTGGTGTTTTTCTGTGTGGgggatctgttagttttttgtgtgtgagagaggcgGTTGAggttttgatgttattgtcaatgtttttttttctttgtgggAGATGTTTTTGTGATGGGGTGGGGTTGGAGTTTTCCAGGTGGGTGATCTTTttagtttttgtgcgagggaaGGGTTGGAAAGGTTTTGGGTTTGCAtattttttgtttcctttttgtGCATGGGGGGGAGGGAGTTGATGTTTTTACTTTCAATTACTTCCAttgttgttctgtatttcatggctacccggagaaggtgaatctcagagttgtattctgcatacattctttgataataaaatgaacctttgaacctttgtacATTTGGCCTTTTAGATCTGTTCCAAATCTACTAAAATCAATAAAgcagcagatgccagaaatctgaaacaagaaCAGAAAATGTGAATCGTCAGCAattaggcagtatctgtggaaaacaaCACAAGGTTAATGCTTCAGGCCGATGATCCTTTGTCAGACTGGGAAAAAGAAAATAAGTTAGATTTAAATTGTGGGGAAGGAATGGATAGGTCATAAGAGGTATCTGTGATAGCTTGACCCCAGATTTGAACTGGCAATAAACGGTAGAGGTCATTCAGTCAATGGGTCAATGGGACAGTTATAGAAAGGGAGCAAAGC contains:
- the abhd17c gene encoding alpha/beta hydrolase domain-containing protein 17C isoform X2 produces the protein MNGFSLGELCWLFCCPPCPSRIAAKLAFLPPEPTYTVLVDEASSTLHLSERADWQYSQRELDSLEVFFTRTSRGTRIGCMFVRCAPNSRYTLLFSHGNAVDLGQMCSFYIGLGSRINCNIFSYDYSGYGASNGKPSEKNLYADIDAAWSALRTRYGVSPENIILYGQSIGTVPTVDLASRYECAAVILHSPLMSGLRVAFPDTRKTYCFDAFPRTASECEGCII
- the abhd17c gene encoding alpha/beta hydrolase domain-containing protein 17C isoform X1; the protein is MNGFSLGELCWLFCCPPCPSRIAAKLAFLPPEPTYTVLVDEASSTLHLSERADWQYSQRELDSLEVFFTRTSRGTRIGCMFVRCAPNSRYTLLFSHGNAVDLGQMCSFYIGLGSRINCNIFSYDYSGYGASNGKPSEKNLYADIDAAWSALRTRYGVSPENIILYGQSIGTVPTVDLASRYECAAVILHSPLMSGLRVAFPDTRKTYCFDAFPSIDKITKVASPVLVIHGTEDEVIDFSHGLAMYEQCPRAVEPLWVEGAGHNDIELYAQYLERLKQFISHELPIS